The region GGAAGAGTCGATCTCGCTCACGTCCTGGCACTTCCCTCGTCCGCACGGCGTCAGCAGCCCGTGAAGAGCACGAGGAGTGGAAGCTAGAGGAAGTCAAGAAGCGGGAGAAGGAGGCCAAGGCGTATTTGGCGGCCCAGAAGGATGCAAAAGCTAAGGGCCTCCCCATCCCTGGTGTagacgacaagaagaatgGTGAGTGACGTTGCCCATGTCTCTACGAATTCATCTAACATGTTTCTAGCTCGTGAGGATCGCAGAGACGACCGCCGAGATGAGCGGCGCAGGAGTAGATCAAGGAGCAATAGTCGCGACAGAGCTAGGTATCGCGAACGAGATCGTGATCGAGACCGTGACCGTGACCGCGACCGGGACAGAGATCGGGATAGAGACAgggagagagacagagacagggATAGGGATAGGGATAGAGATAGGAGCCGTGAGAGAGATCGGGATCGTCGTGACAGAGATCGCGAGAGGGACCGCgaaagagacagagacagagacagggACGACAGGAGAAGACGAGATCGAAGTCTATCTCCTCGTAGAGAGCGAAGACGCAGCCGGTCGACTAGTCGTCGTCGGCGCAGCAGGAGTCGATAATTGGATGAATCAGGGGGAATACATTACCAGTTATTATGATACCCGGGCAGCATTGTTCACGGAACTACATGGCTTCCTCTGCTCTGAGGATAGCTGTGTCCTCGGCTCTATAATTTAGCAATCACAAGGATGTTACCACAAAAAGTTACAATTGCTGTCTGATTGGTCATTGAAATCGTTTTACACTTCTATTATCTTATTACATATATAAGCGATTTCTATTCCGTCCCAAACCACGAGGGCAGCTTGAGAGACTTGGTCGCCGGGTCGTAATGTTGTAGTGCCGCAACAAATATGAAGAGTCCCCCAAAGATAAGAGCGGAAACGAGGATGCATCTCCTCGTAGCCAAGGACCCGGCATTGTGGCCGCGTGCTGATGTCGAGCTCCACATGGTGGACGCCCAAGCTGCGGATGATTGAAACAGCTTCGAGAGTTGTTCGTATCCGAGGGAGTAGTATGTGAGGCCAGCGAGGGCAACGGCGTAGCCAATGGTTTGCATGAAGCTGATTTTGGTGTTCCAGATAATAATAGATACCAGGATAAGGAGGATGTTCTTAAAGATACCCGTGAGAGTcatgaccagaccagaggTACGCCCAATCTAGAATCATTAGTTTTGAACGAAAACTTTTACTGCACAGAGCACATACCAGGAAGACACTCGTAACGTTCAACATAAAGGCAATTGAAGCGTTGAGAAACAGCATGCCCACACCAATCTTGGAGACAGCAGCCCAAGTAAAGTTGGGTATCTCACTGGGCAGAGCCACGAGAAAGTTCATGGCAGCACAGACGGGAGCAAAGTAATAAAGTCCCACCAGAGGGTCCATCTTCATGCCGTCGCCACTAAGCAACACTTGGATCATAATAATACGAATAGCCTCGAAGACAATGCCGCCCATTTGGTACAGGAAGCCCACGAGGGAGAAATGGATTTCTCCAACCGAGGCGAGAGCAACGCCCGCAACGATCCAAAGGACGTTGAGGAACGATGCAAGATTAGGTTCGGCAACGCGCCATGCCCAAGAAGTGAAGAGAACTGCAACAGGAGCGGCGGCCTTGAGCATCTGGATGAAGGGAACGGACAGATATAGGTAAACGACGTTTGAGCAGACAAGCGAGCCCGAATAAAAGATGCCAATGGGGAGGATAGTTCGAGCATAGAGGCGAGGAGTCAGGGGTAGCTTTTTGCGGGAATCGAGGAGTGTCGTAGTTCGAGCAAGAATTTGCGTAGCAATCGTAGCGAAAACCAAATGCCAACAGGTAAGAAGGATTGCTATAAAAACGGTTAGACTTCTGAGCATACCGGGGAGGAAGTGATAGCCTCAATATAACGAGCCGACTGTTGACATTGTTTACGTACGAAAGTCTAGCAACAGTTAGCGCTGGTTTGGGGAGAAGAGGGGATCTTATTACTACTCACGAAATCCTTGAGTGTCTATCAACCACTTGTTGAACAAGATGGTCAGATTCGAGATAAAAATCCATAATCTATATCAACTACGTTAGCAACCTTCCCAAACAGGCGAACAATAGCGGCTGTTGACGCCTGCGGTCATGCCGATCCCGGATCGCCGGGGGCTCATGACACGTCGGTGCTGTGCAAACGTACGAAATGTACATGGCAGTGTGTATCGTTTTCTTGACCGGCGGCTCTATCTTGTCGGTTGCCATGCGGGGAGGAACATCGTCGTCCATTTCGAACGATGACTTGGGCGCGCTAGATGCAGacatggtggaggatggagtGTTTGCGCTCGAGGAatacgacgaggacgacatgTCGAATCGGCGGGGCGATTTGGAATGAGCGACAGCGACTCGACTGGCCATCCAAAGACGCCAGACTCTTGACTGCGTTTATAATGCTTCGACTGCGTGTGCTGGCGCACGCATGTAGCGGAGAGTCGACAAAATCAAACAGCCAGGGACTCGGCGTGGGAAAAAGGGTCAAGTCGTTTTAATCGTTGGACTAGGGATGGAACTGAAATCGAGACGAGACGGAGAAGGCGGTCGGTGGGTGGCCTGGACCcaaaggaaggagcgacAGTCGCGGTTGCGCAGTCAAATTCTCAAGCGTTCAAGTTCCAAACCATCAACTTTGGCACAGAAAAGAGAAACGTCCGGCCGTTGCAGACGGAGCGCAGAACCTACACCCGACAAGATTCGAAGTCAATTGTGCATAAAGAAGGGAGAGGAAAATGTCGTGTCGGTGTCGGGTCAAGGCATGCAGGATGCACAGCGACGGCCTGCACGGGCAAATATTGGATTGGCGGCTGGTTATTACCAGACGGCTGAAGACCAACaaggcatggatggatggagcaccagacaggaGTACGGAGAAtgctgccagaccagacaccaacaaaCTTTTGGCCATGGGTATTATTTTAAGAGACTGGCGGCGGCCCCTTTTTAGTCTGTCAGTCAGTCCAAGTCCCTTGTCGCAGTTGGTACCGCAGCTAACTCTGCCACAACAAGCCACGTTGAGGTTGGATGGCCTCTCGCTTTGCTCGACGCCGAGACAAATTGGGATCTGTCGACGCTCAGCTACACACATTGAGATGCAGCAATTTCTCCTAGTGCGTTGAAAACACCCTGGCCAGGAATTTTGCGCCTGGTCCGACCCAGAGACATGGCCTGCATGCCTGTGTCCCCTTGGTTGCAGAATGCCAAGGCCAGACAGCATGATTTGGTACCGGCCAGGAATCCTATGCCCCGTTCCGCTGGTGCTTCAGTCAATGTTGAACGTGCAATGCTGGTTCTATTCCGAATCCTGAGCCACGAGGTTAAACGATTCTTTGTTAGAACCCTGCTATTGACGCGCCATCTctctcgtcatcttcagAGCGGAACCTCCAGGTCACTAGGCTCTGCCAGGTATTCCTCCGGTTTTATCGGCGGGATTGGGCCAATGTACCCGCGCGCGACGTGGCATGGCGCATAATATGTGGTGGAGAGTTTTGGGGCTGGAGCGCCAAGTTCACCCACCAGCCCTAGATCTGCTTCGTGATGCATCCTGGAGGCTTGTGCGCTCTTCGACAAACCTGGTGGTACAACTTATTGCGCACATGAAGGGGATGTTGCTGGAGCACATGAGGCTCTGAGAGGTGCCTGGACCAAGCATCCACATTGCCTCGGCGCCATCCCTGTCTGTTCTAGATCCCCAGGCTTTCAGCCCATTGGAAAACAGCAATGTTGAATGTAGCGCCTCATTGAGATGGTACGCACAAAGTGGTTTTTGTTGAAGACGCGGGCAAGTGCTTGAGGCCAATGTAGGCCCAAACGACCTTCCGCGAGGCCGCCTATAACCACAGACTGCGAATCGATTGAATCATCTTGTTAAGCAGGATGGAACACGGAATCAATCCATTTCTGGAGGCCTCGAGAATGAGAAACCCTCCCGATCTCTGATTCGCCCTAAACGGAGAAGGCAATTTTAACTGCAGATCGCTGTAGAGTAAGCATTGGCGTGAGCAACACAATTGCTTGTATCCCAGGCCAAAGTCAACGAATTCAACGTACTGACGCGAGTCTGGGTTATTAGTGTTTGATTTAAAGGATCACTCAGGAGTTACGTATTGACAACAAAGTCTAGCTCAAGAATGGGATGAATGTATTCTATTCCGTACACTATCCTAGTGTGCAAACCTGATCTTCCTCCGATGATGCTCCCTGTTtagcttgttcttggcataCCCAAAGAAGCATATTAAGAATAACCAACATGGATCAAAGCAGCTCTCTTGTGCCGGTTACCCGTTTCATGAACAGGACCAGACGTTTATCAAGGGAGAGGAACAATGCCAAATCACAGCCGCCGGGTTATGCCCGTACCCGAGTCACACGAGCAAAGCCCTTTTCCAAGGCTCAAAATAAGCTTCATTGGCACACAACTGCACTTAGCGCCAAGAATCGTGCCCCCTTGGCTAGGTTGATCAGGTACCGAGCTGTCATTCATTCAAAACACATTTTGCTGCTGAGAGGCCCCCCAATGCACCGCACATGTGGCTCGGGCTATATTCTCTCACTCGATGCTGCGAAGTACAGCATTTTTTACACTTGACACAGTCTCGATTCTACTTGAAGATGCCTACGATCGATACAAAGGTGAGTACAGTCGCCCGGTGTTGAAGACGATCGTCCCCAGTGAGCTTACCCCACGTGGGACTGTGAATGGCTCTCAGTCAAGCCATCGGAAGCCTACGCCATTCCAACAGCTCTATCCTTGCCAAGTGCAGCGAGGTAGGGCGGGTTGTACCTGGAATGAACCTGGGCGATCGCGTGTACTGTAGCAAAAGAGGAATGAGCCTGTTGCTCAATTGGCTCTGCGTCCACCACCGGTACGAGGAAAGGGGCGCGCTTTGGTCGTCTGTCACCTGAAATCTCGTGTTTTGCACTACTGAGGGGTAAGGGGAAACATGGAAGGGGTCCGACTCAATTTGTGCAACTCAAACTCCAGCTGCACTCGTGTCGTGTCCCAAAGTGGCAAAATCCGGGGTTAATTTGCGATGGTCGTTTACCACCCACAAACGCACACGTACTCGGAGACACAGGCGAGGGATGGCTCGGACATTGGATCCTTCATATTGATGCATTTGCAATGGATCCTAATGTGCTTCTTGATCTAATGTATGCTCCACGAAACCTGTTCTTGTAGCAATAACCCCCGCCAGGTAGAAATTGCTCCAACCCGCTATGCCTAACATGTCAATACCGACAAGTGAGCGCACGACAACCATTACCAATGCTATTCCGATGATTCAAACGAGCGAATGAAATACAGTCCATTTAAACTCCATCGCTATGCAGTGCCAAATTAGATGATCCTCAGCCTTCATACCAGGCTGAACCCGAGTCAGAAACGACAAATGAATTCTCCCTTCAGTCCTCAGCCTTGCTCTTGTGaacctcgtcttcctcatgTGTCCAGTTGGATACACTGGATGGCGCAGACGTGACAATAGTTGGTGCGTCTATAGTGTCGGTAGTGGTGTCAATGGTCTCCGGGGCAGATGTATCGCTTGCGGAACTTGAAATAGCTGGCTGCTCTGACAACAGACTCGGCCCATCGGGTAACAATTCCGGCTCGccggcatcatcttcttgctcGACTTCAGCCTCGTCCAACGTCTCATACCCTTCCGAGTTTGGTGTCGAGgcttcttgagcatcttCCATGCTATCCGCTTCGCTTTGCAGGATCATGCTAGGGTCCACGCATTCGTAAAACAGCATAAAGACGCCTGGCGAGAGGGACATTACCACGTCTTCGTCGACCTTGCTCACATTGTGGTCGCTCAGCCGCCACCAGCCCGAATTTTGTCCACGAGGCGGTGTGAATGGCTTCTTTTCGTCCTCCGAGGCTCCATCTGTCTCCTCTCCATCAATGGAAGCATCAAGCACAGGAGGTGGCAGGTCCTCCTCTTTTGGGACCTCTGAGTCAGGATACTTCCTATAACATATATAGTGGCCGTTTTCATGACGTCCGTAATGTGTCACCGCCGCTCGTAATTCGTAGATGGGCCCTGTCAACCGGGATGGACTCAAATCGCCGGCAATCATGGATGCTTTGGGGTCCAAGAGCCACTGCTCCTCGCTCGATCCGTCATCACTACTAGCCTTACTAGCCCGCTTTTCCTCGACATCTTCTGCACTACCCAGACACCACGGACCAAGATCCAGGGTCAGTGGGAAGGAAACAGGTGCTGAGTTCTTGATCATATCAAAAGTTCGTGGATCGAAAACAGACCTATTGACATGGATTGCGAGGCTCTGGGGAGGTCGGGCGATGACGATTTGCTTCGTCTTGGTTGTGTTGACCTTTCCTTGCGGCGAAATCTTGCACTTCTCAGTAACCGTCTTGTCATCGAAATGGTCCTCCTCAAGAGCTAgctcaacagcttcaagccTCTGGAGAGGTGCTTGCATTTGTTCAGAAGTTGAGCCACTCTCCTTGAACTTGTCCAATAGTTTCGTGAGAAGCCTCTGGGCTTTGAGGAGGGTGCACTTGGGACACTCGACACCTTCGATTGCTTCGACTCGGCTGTAGGAATCAAGTCTCTCATAGAGGTCGTGTTGATTCTTATCCAGGCCAAGACTGAGTGTCAAACAGTTGAACGGGATCATGGATAAGCCCTCCGAGTAACCACACTGGACACAGGCTACCCGCTGCGCCAGAAGACCCTCCAGTGGGTTCCGCAATGTCTTCTTTGCCGCCAGGTCTGGGGTAGACGACAGGCTTTGATATCCGCTGTCGTCGCTATGCTCACTCGTGGCCGAATCGTCCTTGATGCAATCTGCTTCCAGCCCGGAATACCGGCGCATGGATTTGACGGCCTTCGCCACGCTCCTGTCAATATCGTCGAGGACCTTGGAATAATACTCTTGTGCATCTTGTTGAGTCCATGTGCTCATGGATTTCAGCAAACTAGGAGTCCAGATGGTTCTTCCATTATTTGTGGCATCGTTCAAATCGGCGATAAGAGATCTCAGCGTATGCGCTACATCGTTCGTTGGTCCTTGCATATCAATAGCTCGTACACATGCTGATAGGTACTCGGGAAAAGAGGGAAGAGATGCAAGTCCTTGTAAAATGCTGTTCTGATAGCACGAGTTATCGCGATTACCCAGGCCCGCCGGTCGCTCAGGATCCAACTTCAATCCAAAAACACTTCCCGTGACAGACAAAGCCCTGCTTCTAGCTTGAAAGACGGATTCCATCATACCGCCTGAGCGGTCCAGACCCATTATCCTCCTCATGGCCTCGCTCTTCGCGGCATGTGTGACTGGGGCGGACTCGATCATTGAACCAGGGTTTAGCCAGTGATCCAGGGCAACAACTAGTTGATTTGGCACTATGAAGACGGTAATGTCCCACAAGTAGGTCGATGCAGAGTATACGATGGCGTCCAGGGACAGCTCTAGGTTGTAGACTTTGGCTACGAATGCGACCAGGAGCACGGCGGCAGTTATCAGAATCGTTGGCCCGCCCAAGCGATCCAGGATGTGGTCGGAAGACTGAACGTGCCGATGAGCGCCTACGCGGTCGTCATAAAAGTTCGTGAATTGGGGCTGTCGTGAATTCATGCTGCTATTTGTCGAGCGTAGGAGATGCCGGAATCCGACGTTGTGAAGCAGCAACTATCATCGGTGGTTATGCAGTGGCGCAACGAGCTGGCATTCTGGGTTGATCAGTGACGACTCAACATGCTCGTCGTATCCGTGATTAAAGGCTTGGCGTTGGAGCTCAGTCGCCTGCACTGAGGAGTGATGCCAGATGTATGGTTTTGCAACTCGTCAAAGGGGAGTTACGGGTATTGTTGAAGTAAGGTCTGGCGCACGTTGGCGATTCTGGTGCATGCCTTTCTGCAGGGCAAATGATgtgcatcgtcatcaaattTGTTCCCTGCGGCTCGGATTATCTACGACCCAGATGCTCCAGCTGTCCCTAGCACCTTCCTGGACACTACCCGTTTCGGGGGTTGTTCACGTGCATTCCAGGCTGGTTGACCAGCCCGGTTTGGCGTGGAGCAACGAAACAGCGGAATCCAGCGCCGGGTTTCGGCTAGgaccagtctggtttgacGTCTCCAGTCCTCAAATAGAGGTACGTACCCCAACCCTTCCAAATcggccaccaacaacttACATCACGCCACGGACGAGTGATCAGTGCAATTGGCCTGAAAACTTCAACTTTAATAACTAGAGATGATTTTCTCTCTGGCTAATGCCATTAGGGCCTCAAGGTAAAATCTGGCCGTCTCAAAAGTGATCAAGAATTGTTCCGTATTGACAACTCAAAAGGTCGCTTGGCAGTTGTCGGCCGAGGTTTCTGGCCCAATCCTCGCGCATGCAGCATGCCATACGCAGCTACGCCACGACGCTGGAATCTGACAGAAAGGGATTGGTTCTCAAGATTCAAGACGGTGAAAAACGGAATGCGAAGCGATTGTCAGTACTCCTTCTTTTGTTGATCGTGCATTTTGCTGACTACGTTTGTCAAGATCCTCTTTGTGGCTACGGTAAGCTTCAATTGGCGTGTGGCACACACCTATTACTAACTTCTAAGTGATAATTGTCGCTGTGTGAAATGCGTAAACCAGGACACTATGCAGAGGAATTTTAACACGTTTGAGGTTAGTGATTTACTCGAGGCCGGTGGTCCCCTGAGTCGCTGACCGTGAAAGCTCTCGGGTGTTGCTGCCACGACCATTCAGCCAAAAGAAGATGGTGTCGATGTAACTTGTAAGACCCCTGACCAAAAATTCATTTGATTCTTTACGCGCTGACTACGTGCCAAAAAGGGTCGGATTCTCATGAGAGCAATTATAGCTGGTCGTGGCTTCGGTCTATGCTCTATGACAAGGGTGGGAATAAAAAGTTGAGAAACTTGGGGCAAGCATTGAC is a window of Pochonia chlamydosporia 170 chromosome 5, whole genome shotgun sequence DNA encoding:
- a CDS encoding ubiquitin C-terminal hydrolase (similar to Cordyceps militaris CM01 XP_006672929.1) encodes the protein MNSRQPQFTNFYDDRVGAHRHVQSSDHILDRLGGPTILITAAVLLVAFVAKVYNLELSLDAIVYSASTYLWDITVFIVPNQLVVALDHWLNPGSMIESAPVTHAAKSEAMRRIMGLDRSGGMMESVFQARSRALSVTGSVFGLKLDPERPAGLGNRDNSCYQNSILQGLASLPSFPEYLSACVRAIDMQGPTNDVAHTLRSLIADLNDATNNGRTIWTPSLLKSMSTWTQQDAQEYYSKVLDDIDRSVAKAVKSMRRYSGLEADCIKDDSATSEHSDDSGYQSLSSTPDLAAKKTLRNPLEGLLAQRVACVQCGYSEGLSMIPFNCLTLSLGLDKNQHDLYERLDSYSRVEAIEGVECPKCTLLKAQRLLTKLLDKFKESGSTSEQMQAPLQRLEAVELALEEDHFDDKTVTEKCKISPQGKVNTTKTKQIVIARPPQSLAIHVNRSVFDPRTFDMIKNSAPVSFPLTLDLGPWCLGSAEDVEEKRASKASSDDGSSEEQWLLDPKASMIAGDLSPSRLTGPIYELRAAVTHYGRHENGHYICYRKYPDSEVPKEEDLPPPVLDASIDGEETDGASEDEKKPFTPPRGQNSGWWRLSDHNVSKVDEDVVMSLSPGVFMLFYECVDPSMILQSEADSMEDAQEASTPNSEGYETLDEAEVEQEDDAGEPELLPDGPSLLSEQPAISSSASDTSAPETIDTTTDTIDAPTIVTSAPSSVSNWTHEEDEVHKSKAED